A stretch of Macrobrachium rosenbergii isolate ZJJX-2024 chromosome 12, ASM4041242v1, whole genome shotgun sequence DNA encodes these proteins:
- the Dh31 gene encoding diuretic hormone class 2 isoform X2, translating into MNNSALVFVSLIAAFVFVSSVNSAALNREKRAVVEIDDPDYVLELLTRLGHSIIRANELENAKRGLDLGLGRGFSGSQAAKHLMGLAAANFAGGPGRRRRSSDDAANTTHDLHHLEDNYAQEPAAVDSAAAASR; encoded by the exons ATGAACAACTCGGCTCTGGTGTTCGTTTCCCTTATTGCAGCCTTCGTCTTCGTGTCCTCAGTCAATTCTGCTGCCCTCAACAG AGAGAAGCGGGCGGTGGTAGAAATCGACGACCCGGACTACGTGTTAGAACTACTCACGAGGCTCGGCCACTCCATCATCAGGGCAAATGAACTAGAAAA CGCTAAGCGAGGTCTCGACTTGGGTCTAGGCCGAGGCTTCAGTGGTTCTCAAGCCGCCAAGCACCTCATGGGACTCGCCGCTGCCAACTTCGCAGGCGGCCctggcaggaggaggagaagttcCGACGACGCTGCCAACACCACCCACGACCTCCACCACCTCGAGGACAACTACGCCCAGGAACCAGCTGCCGTCGACAGTGCTGCTGCCGCGTCTCGATAA
- the Dh31 gene encoding diuretic hormone class 2 isoform X1 — MNNSALVFVSLIAAFVFVSSVNSAALNREKRAVVEIDDPDYVLELLTRLGHSIIRANELEKFVRSSGSAKRGLDLGLGRGFSGSQAAKHLMGLAAANFAGGPGRRRRSSDDAANTTHDLHHLEDNYAQEPAAVDSAAAASR; from the exons ATGAACAACTCGGCTCTGGTGTTCGTTTCCCTTATTGCAGCCTTCGTCTTCGTGTCCTCAGTCAATTCTGCTGCCCTCAACAG AGAGAAGCGGGCGGTGGTAGAAATCGACGACCCGGACTACGTGTTAGAACTACTCACGAGGCTCGGCCACTCCATCATCAGGGCAAATGAACTAGAAAA ATTCGTGCGTTCCTCCGGCAGCGCTAAGCGAGGTCTCGACTTGGGTCTAGGCCGAGGCTTCAGTGGTTCTCAAGCCGCCAAGCACCTCATGGGACTCGCCGCTGCCAACTTCGCAGGCGGCCctggcaggaggaggagaagttcCGACGACGCTGCCAACACCACCCACGACCTCCACCACCTCGAGGACAACTACGCCCAGGAACCAGCTGCCGTCGACAGTGCTGCTGCCGCGTCTCGATAA